From Actinomycetota bacterium, one genomic window encodes:
- a CDS encoding glycoside hydrolase family 43 protein translates to MTRGRLARPLLALGLALAAACGQDAGDGAGRPAPSTAPRPAQFANPVLEGNFADPHLLQVGETWYAYATGDLTVNLQVARSRDLVRWERLDDALPELPEWSVLQKGLTWAPEAARTPAGFVLYYTLRHAASGRQCVSVAVADRPEGPFRDRRSEPLVCQTSLGGSIDPHRFVDRDGAAYLLWKNDGNCCGLPTELWAQRLDDDGLRLTGRPRSLGVGNDAPWEGALIEAPTLWREGGTYYLLYSANDYGSPDYAVGYATATKVLGPYRDGPGNPILRSHGPAAGPGGQAVVRAGDGDLWLAYHAWDSAAVGDDAGGQRAMWLDRLSFSGGRPRVDGPTASPQEAP, encoded by the coding sequence GTGACCCGCGGCCGACTCGCCCGCCCGCTGCTGGCGCTGGGACTGGCGCTGGCCGCCGCCTGCGGCCAGGACGCCGGGGACGGGGCCGGGAGGCCGGCGCCGTCGACCGCGCCCCGGCCGGCCCAATTCGCCAACCCGGTCCTCGAGGGCAACTTCGCCGACCCCCACCTGCTGCAGGTGGGGGAGACCTGGTACGCCTATGCCACCGGCGACCTGACCGTGAACCTCCAGGTGGCCCGGTCGCGCGACCTGGTGCGCTGGGAGCGGCTGGACGACGCCCTGCCCGAGCTGCCGGAGTGGAGCGTGCTCCAGAAGGGCCTCACCTGGGCGCCGGAGGCGGCCAGGACGCCGGCCGGGTTCGTGCTGTACTACACCCTCCGGCACGCCGCCTCCGGCCGCCAGTGCGTCTCGGTGGCCGTGGCCGACCGGCCCGAGGGCCCGTTCCGGGACCGCCGCAGCGAACCGCTGGTCTGCCAGACCAGCCTCGGCGGGTCGATCGACCCGCACCGCTTCGTCGACCGCGACGGCGCCGCCTACCTCCTCTGGAAGAACGACGGCAACTGCTGCGGCCTGCCGACTGAGCTGTGGGCCCAGCGGCTGGACGACGACGGCCTGCGGCTGACCGGCAGGCCGAGGAGCCTCGGGGTCGGCAACGACGCCCCGTGGGAGGGCGCGCTCATCGAGGCGCCGACCCTCTGGCGGGAGGGCGGCACCTACTATCTGCTCTACTCGGCCAACGACTACGGCAGCCCCGACTACGCGGTCGGCTACGCCACCGCCACCAAGGTGCTCGGCCCCTACCGCGACGGCCCCGGCAACCCGATCCTGCGCAGCCACGGCCCGGCCGCCGGGCCGGGCGGCCAGGCGGTGGTGCGGGCCGGCGACGGCGACCTCTGGCTCGCCTACCATGCCTGGGACAGCGCGGCCGTCGGCGACGACGCCGGCGGGCAGCGGGCCATGTGGCTGGACCGGCTCAGCTTCTCCGGCGGCCGCCCACGGGTCGACGGCCCGACCGCCAGCCCCCAGGAGGCGCCATGA